From one Brachypodium distachyon strain Bd21 chromosome 4, Brachypodium_distachyon_v3.0, whole genome shotgun sequence genomic stretch:
- the LOC100844411 gene encoding lipid phosphate phosphatase 2 has translation MADIQLGCYTIKSHGAKVARLHMYDWIILVLLAVIDGLLNIIEPFHRFVGKDMMTDLRYPLKGNTVPFWAVPLIGIVLPCAIFGGIYFKKKNFYDLHHGILGILYSVLITAVITDAIKDGVGRPRPDFFWRCFPDGKDMYDNITTGVLCHGEKSVIKEGHKSFPSGHTSWSFAGLGFLAWYLTGKIAVFDRKGHIAKLCIMVLPLLTAALVAVSRVDDYWHHWQDVFAGAIIGLTVASFCYLQFFPYPYDTDALWPHAYTLQLAEARSSGIANSYSVRPAEIETVNIPEGHGHGGITLRDTSPILDNMESGRRS, from the exons ATGGCCGATATTCAGTTAGGGTGTTACACTATAAAATCCCATGGAGCCAAAGTGGCAAGACTCCACATGTACGACTGGATAATACTTGTCCTCCTTGCTGTTATAGATGGACTGTTGAATATAATTGAACCTTTTCACCGTTTCGTGGGGAAGGACATGATGACTGACTTGAGATATCCATTGAAGGGCAATACGGTGCCCTTTTGGGCTGTTCCG CTCATTGGGATTGTATTACCATGCGCCATCTTTGGTGGCATCTACTTCAAAAAGAAGAATTTCTATGATTTGCACCATGGCATACTGG GGATTCTTTATTCGGTGCTAATAACTGCGGTGATTACTGATGCAATTAAAGATGGAGTTGGCCGCCCACGTCCAGATTTCTTTTGGCGCTGTTTCCCAGATGGAAAGGAT ATGTATGATAATATTACTACTGGTGTTTTGTGCCATGGAGAGAAGAGTGTCATCAAAGAAGGTCACAAGAGCTTTCCAAGTGGGCACACCTCAT GGTCTTTCGCTGGTCTGGGCTTCCTTGCGTGGTACCTAACTGGGAAAATCGCGGTTTTTGATCGTAAAGGTCACATCGCGAAGCTGTGCATTATGGTTCTGCCTCTACTTACTGCAGCACTCGTCGCTGTTTCTCGAGTGGATGACTACTGGCATCACTGGCAAGATGTATTTGCTGGAGCTATCATAG GTCTCACAGTTGCTTCATTTTGTTACCTACAATTTTTCCCATATCCTTATGATACAGATG CTTTGTGGCCTCACGCATATACCCTCCAGCTAGCTGAGGCACGCAGCAGTGGCATTGCAAACTCTTATAGCGTGCGTCCTGCGGAGATCGAAACTGTCAATATACCTGAAGGTCATGGGCACGGGGGGATCACCCTAAGGGACACCAGTCCTATTCTAGACAACATGGAGTCTGGCAGGCGATCATGA